The proteins below come from a single Hyphomicrobium denitrificans ATCC 51888 genomic window:
- a CDS encoding acyltransferase family protein, with translation MTTLPASAADQYLRGHLPGLDGIRGLAILLVMTVHFIGGAVAETPLQKFFVKAAVHGWMGVDLFFVLSGFLITGILLGSKNKPRYFRNFYARRALRIFPLYYVVLIALFLILPLLVKPSPMLETARSHQIWLWTYTSNFFIAWTGTWDSLNYVAHFWSLAIEEHFYLVWPLVVFYFPAPTLKKICLGVIVFALALRIALALADINETSISVLTPCRIDALCVGAFIALQLREPGVWPRWMANSNYALLAFGAALFAVMAFASFTGFAEAVLHQVRGTFIALFFGALILLALKPASNPVSYVLQGPHLGFFGKYSYGLYVYHGILTWYFMETHLDDQLTAWSGSLWLAMAARMLIGVGLSLLIAVPSYHLFEKRFLDLKRYF, from the coding sequence ATGACCACACTTCCCGCCTCGGCGGCAGACCAATACCTGCGTGGCCATCTGCCTGGGCTGGACGGCATTCGCGGCTTGGCCATTCTGCTGGTGATGACCGTCCACTTCATTGGCGGCGCGGTCGCGGAAACGCCATTGCAGAAGTTTTTTGTGAAGGCCGCCGTCCACGGCTGGATGGGAGTCGACCTGTTCTTCGTGCTCTCGGGCTTCCTGATCACCGGCATTCTGCTCGGGTCCAAAAACAAGCCCAGGTACTTCCGCAACTTCTATGCACGACGCGCGCTGAGAATTTTTCCGCTCTACTACGTCGTCCTGATCGCCCTGTTCCTGATCCTGCCGCTTTTGGTCAAGCCGTCACCGATGCTTGAAACCGCACGCTCGCATCAGATCTGGCTTTGGACCTATACCTCAAATTTCTTCATCGCCTGGACCGGCACCTGGGACTCGCTCAATTACGTCGCGCATTTCTGGTCGCTGGCGATCGAGGAACATTTCTATCTCGTCTGGCCCCTGGTCGTGTTCTATTTCCCAGCGCCGACGCTGAAAAAAATATGCCTTGGCGTGATTGTATTCGCCCTCGCCTTGCGTATCGCACTGGCCCTTGCCGACATTAACGAAACATCAATCTCGGTCCTGACGCCCTGCCGCATCGACGCCCTCTGCGTCGGCGCTTTCATTGCGCTTCAACTGCGCGAACCGGGCGTGTGGCCGCGCTGGATGGCGAATTCGAACTACGCGCTGCTTGCTTTCGGCGCGGCACTCTTTGCTGTGATGGCGTTCGCCTCGTTCACCGGGTTTGCGGAAGCCGTTCTCCATCAAGTTCGCGGCACGTTCATCGCCCTATTTTTCGGCGCGCTGATTTTGCTGGCGCTCAAGCCCGCGTCTAACCCCGTATCGTACGTCCTGCAGGGGCCGCACCTCGGCTTTTTTGGCAAGTACAGCTACGGTCTCTACGTCTACCATGGCATCTTAACTTGGTATTTCATGGAGACGCATCTTGACGACCAGCTCACAGCCTGGAGCGGCAGCCTTTGGCTGGCGATGGCGGCTCGCATGCTGATCGGTGTCGGCTTGTCCCTGCTCATCGCGGTGCCGAGCTATCATCTCTTCGAAAAAAGATTTCTCGATCTCAAAAGATACTTCTAA
- the otsB gene encoding trehalose-phosphatase — MHSLKKEKPSAAIEAPHPSSTSSARDCVEELLHKQTPIGLFLDIDGTLLDMALTPTTVRVPPGLAELLGVVATRLAGAVAIVTGRPIAEADSLLKPLKFIAAGVHGAEMRTTVTGEVKPLTQAFTPDLLNDIRAAAESMPGIVTENKGTGIAMHYRLAPELRDSLLITLEALVPKYPGQFSIWEGRKVVEILPVGFSKGRALRTLAGLPEFANRIPVMIGDDIADVGAFHAAEELGGYGLKVAGENFSQKEAAFTGPADVLAWLDSLRTVA, encoded by the coding sequence ATGCACAGCTTGAAAAAGGAAAAGCCCTCGGCCGCTATCGAGGCTCCGCACCCGAGCAGCACTTCTTCCGCACGCGATTGCGTCGAAGAACTCCTGCACAAGCAAACGCCGATCGGGCTTTTCCTCGACATCGACGGCACGCTGCTCGACATGGCACTGACGCCGACGACGGTTCGCGTCCCCCCCGGACTGGCGGAATTGCTCGGCGTCGTCGCGACGCGCCTCGCGGGTGCCGTCGCCATCGTCACGGGCCGCCCTATCGCCGAAGCGGACTCGCTCCTGAAGCCGTTGAAGTTCATCGCGGCGGGCGTTCACGGTGCTGAAATGCGAACAACCGTGACAGGAGAGGTCAAACCTCTGACGCAGGCTTTCACACCGGATCTTCTGAATGACATCCGTGCGGCTGCGGAATCGATGCCGGGCATCGTGACCGAGAACAAGGGCACCGGGATCGCGATGCACTATCGCCTGGCACCTGAACTACGGGACTCGCTCCTGATCACCCTCGAAGCCCTCGTCCCAAAATACCCCGGCCAGTTCTCGATCTGGGAGGGCCGGAAAGTCGTCGAAATTCTGCCGGTCGGCTTTTCGAAAGGACGGGCCCTGCGCACCCTCGCCGGACTGCCCGAATTTGCGAACCGCATTCCGGTGATGATCGGCGACGACATCGCCGACGTCGGCGCATTCCACGCCGCCGAAGAATTGGGAGGATACGGCCTCAAGGTTGCCGGCGAAAACTTCTCCCAAAAGGAAGCCGCCTTTACTGGCCCGGCCGATGTTCTTGCTTGGCTCGACAGCCTGCGAACGGTTGCTTAA
- a CDS encoding undecaprenyl-phosphate glucose phosphotransferase yields the protein MTDSSANAEFGSFRRAATWQNLFSRFDTCITLIAIAEATGVILAAYAAKWLYLNLFLHVEQPEWPYLVPAGLLALIQYLFLKQAGLYDVAAIKDPTVSYGKLWGALATSFLVLLGILFVLKFADWYSRGWFLTWFALSGVTLIAIRISAMARVREQIANGRLFQRVALYGSPEYVNAIKSEAQKADHSLAIESFYISEPAEADQSALAASRNLVDLKSAITRGKFASVIICLPASEGAGIHESVRELASFSTDLLLCTDLNPFPVTVQGGRTFGKLRTSIVNLVPLSERNRLLKSMIDFVVAGIALALLAPLLALIALAIKLDSPGPVFFRQRRYGQNNAVFRIFKFRTMTVAEDGEKVQQAQRNDARVTRIGWFLRRTSLDELPQLINVLKGEMSVVGPRPHALAHDVLFEQQLDHFAQRRRVLPGLTGWAQVNGHRGETRTEKDILNRLQYDLYYIDNWSIWLDLEIMVRTMLVLTRGAY from the coding sequence ATGACTGACAGCAGTGCAAATGCCGAATTCGGCAGCTTTCGGCGCGCGGCCACGTGGCAAAATCTTTTCTCAAGATTTGATACCTGCATCACCTTGATCGCCATCGCAGAGGCGACAGGCGTGATCCTGGCCGCTTACGCTGCAAAGTGGCTTTATCTCAATCTGTTTCTGCACGTCGAACAACCCGAGTGGCCGTATCTCGTGCCCGCGGGTTTGCTCGCGCTCATCCAGTATCTCTTCTTGAAGCAGGCTGGTCTTTACGACGTCGCAGCGATCAAGGACCCGACGGTTTCCTACGGCAAACTGTGGGGCGCACTCGCAACGTCGTTCCTTGTGCTTCTCGGCATCCTCTTCGTGCTGAAATTCGCGGACTGGTATTCGCGCGGCTGGTTCCTGACATGGTTCGCTCTGAGCGGCGTCACTCTGATTGCAATCAGAATTAGCGCGATGGCGCGCGTGCGCGAGCAGATCGCGAATGGCCGCCTCTTCCAGCGCGTGGCGCTTTACGGATCGCCCGAGTACGTCAACGCCATCAAGAGCGAAGCGCAGAAAGCCGATCACTCGCTCGCAATTGAAAGCTTTTACATCAGCGAACCGGCTGAAGCGGATCAATCCGCGCTGGCCGCCAGCCGCAACCTCGTCGACCTCAAAAGCGCCATCACGCGTGGCAAGTTCGCCTCGGTCATCATTTGCCTTCCCGCATCCGAAGGCGCCGGCATTCACGAGAGCGTTCGCGAACTCGCATCGTTCTCGACCGATCTTCTGCTGTGCACGGATCTCAATCCTTTCCCGGTCACGGTTCAGGGCGGACGCACGTTCGGCAAGCTCAGAACGAGCATCGTCAATCTGGTCCCGCTCTCCGAACGCAACCGGTTGCTGAAGTCGATGATCGATTTTGTCGTCGCTGGAATAGCGCTCGCACTTCTGGCACCGTTGCTCGCGCTCATCGCTCTGGCGATCAAGCTCGACAGCCCGGGACCGGTCTTCTTCCGTCAGCGCCGGTACGGCCAGAACAACGCGGTCTTCAGGATCTTCAAGTTCAGAACCATGACCGTTGCCGAAGACGGCGAGAAAGTTCAGCAGGCGCAGCGCAACGATGCGCGAGTGACGCGCATTGGATGGTTCCTGCGCCGCACGAGCCTTGATGAGCTGCCGCAGCTGATCAACGTCCTGAAGGGCGAGATGTCCGTCGTCGGGCCGAGGCCGCATGCGCTGGCGCACGACGTGCTGTTCGAGCAGCAATTGGATCATTTCGCACAGCGCCGTCGCGTGCTTCCCGGTTTAACGGGCTGGGCGCAGGTCAATGGGCACCGCGGCGAGACAAGAACCGAAAAAGACATTCTCAATCGCCTGCAATACGACCTCTACTACATCGACAACTGGTCGATCTGGCTCGATCTCGAGATCATGGTGCGCACGATGTTGGTGCTGACGCGCGGCGCGTACTAA
- a CDS encoding polysaccharide biosynthesis/export family protein, with protein sequence MPINGPQSRDIDRSATASISTPRDAVVYDYALLDINPLILQILESNASDSFYRTFGSHRGGIPIVRIGVGDVLQTSIFESSSGGLFVAGDATNRSGSYVTLPMQTVSGKGTISIPYAGAVRAAGRTAVEIQQDIETKLAKRAIEPQVIVNVVEQNADSVTVIGDAGGNKLKLTGSGERILDVISKAGGGAAGGKFAGYELLVTLQRKGRTATVPFTTLINEPAENLFVAPGDVVYVKRQPKSFVAFGALASTGASGTVSEGETSAVSALFAFGQERLSLNEAIAKAGGLSDGRSNPAQVFIFRPESRETLERMGVNLKNFAPDQRIIPTVYRANYRDPSCFFFAQRFQMRDKDVIYASNSDATEVLKVLGYVNAWMTTAGNAFIQGRAIGDIASGAHVLSNASTVVVAP encoded by the coding sequence ATGCCCATCAACGGGCCTCAATCTCGCGACATCGATCGCAGCGCCACCGCATCCATTTCCACGCCGCGCGACGCGGTCGTGTATGACTACGCGCTTCTCGATATCAATCCGCTCATTCTGCAGATTCTTGAATCGAACGCGTCCGATTCATTCTATCGGACCTTCGGGTCACACCGCGGCGGTATTCCGATTGTCAGAATTGGCGTCGGCGACGTGTTGCAAACGTCGATATTCGAGTCGTCTTCGGGCGGATTGTTCGTTGCGGGAGATGCAACAAACCGAAGTGGCAGCTACGTAACGTTGCCGATGCAGACCGTCAGCGGCAAGGGCACGATTTCGATCCCTTACGCCGGCGCCGTTCGCGCAGCCGGCCGGACTGCCGTCGAAATTCAGCAGGATATCGAGACGAAGCTCGCAAAACGCGCGATCGAACCGCAAGTCATCGTCAACGTCGTCGAGCAGAATGCGGACTCGGTGACGGTCATCGGTGACGCCGGCGGAAACAAATTGAAGCTCACCGGTTCGGGCGAGCGCATTCTCGACGTTATTTCGAAAGCGGGTGGCGGTGCTGCCGGCGGCAAGTTCGCAGGTTACGAGCTTCTGGTGACCTTGCAGCGGAAGGGCCGCACGGCGACCGTTCCGTTTACGACGCTTATCAATGAGCCTGCGGAAAACCTCTTCGTTGCGCCGGGCGATGTCGTCTACGTCAAGCGGCAGCCGAAGTCGTTCGTCGCATTCGGTGCGCTGGCTTCGACTGGCGCGTCGGGAACCGTCTCGGAAGGCGAGACCTCCGCGGTCAGTGCGCTCTTCGCTTTCGGTCAGGAGCGGCTCTCGCTCAACGAGGCGATCGCAAAGGCTGGCGGTTTGTCCGATGGGCGTTCAAATCCCGCGCAGGTCTTCATTTTCCGTCCGGAAAGCCGCGAGACACTCGAGCGGATGGGCGTCAATCTGAAGAACTTCGCTCCGGACCAGCGCATCATCCCCACGGTTTACCGTGCCAATTATCGCGATCCGTCGTGCTTCTTCTTCGCCCAGAGATTCCAGATGCGGGATAAGGACGTGATCTACGCATCGAACTCGGATGCGACAGAGGTCCTGAAAGTTCTCGGCTACGTCAACGCTTGGATGACCACGGCGGGTAACGCCTTCATCCAGGGCCGTGCAATCGGTGATATCGCGAGCGGCGCTCATGTCCTTTCGAACGCGTCGACTGTTGTGGTTGCACCTTAA
- a CDS encoding glycosyltransferase family 4 protein: protein MIAPRRLNILYVSHMPASPPRFGAQARINGLMTQLSRRHDLTAVTLADAEFDADECRASMQAYCRDVVLIPNPNGKDGMSKRLLQLRSLASTQSFERQQVTVPAMQQALDRVLQSKRFDIVNLEFSFLGRCNFRQAPPGEKLPAVVVDSHNIDYELIRQYARSGSSLLRRFYAGVNWRKLRREELATYGGADGVYLCSTDDEDRLHQQVPGIRTTVIPNAADVDFYQPRPSDPPSDGKTIVFFGHMSYVPNIDGVIHFVRDIWPRIAEACPDAKFKIIGSNPHPSVKELAGPRIELTGFVPDLRPHLASSAALVVPLRLGGGTRLKIVEGMALGKAIVSTTLGAEGIKAEPGRDLLIADEPQAFADAVIQLLKNPDQASAIGHAARQLAVEKYSWGGAAESLEKFYHQILEARA from the coding sequence ATGATCGCCCCCCGACGCCTGAACATCCTTTACGTGTCCCACATGCCGGCGAGCCCGCCACGTTTCGGCGCCCAAGCCCGCATTAACGGCCTGATGACGCAATTGAGCCGCCGTCATGACCTGACAGCGGTGACGCTCGCCGACGCCGAATTCGACGCCGACGAATGCCGCGCTTCCATGCAGGCGTATTGTCGAGATGTCGTTCTGATCCCCAATCCCAACGGCAAAGACGGCATGAGCAAGCGTTTGCTCCAATTGCGCTCGCTGGCATCGACGCAAAGCTTCGAACGCCAGCAAGTCACGGTGCCGGCGATGCAACAGGCACTCGATCGGGTTTTGCAATCCAAACGGTTCGACATTGTAAATTTAGAGTTTTCTTTTCTGGGACGTTGCAACTTCCGACAGGCCCCTCCGGGAGAAAAGCTGCCTGCGGTCGTGGTCGATTCTCACAACATCGACTACGAGCTGATCCGTCAGTATGCGCGGTCCGGCAGCAGCCTGCTGCGCCGTTTCTATGCCGGCGTGAACTGGCGCAAGCTGCGCCGGGAAGAATTGGCAACCTACGGCGGCGCCGACGGCGTCTATCTTTGCAGCACCGACGATGAGGACCGCCTGCACCAGCAGGTGCCCGGTATCCGAACGACCGTCATTCCGAACGCGGCCGACGTCGACTTCTATCAGCCCCGGCCGTCCGACCCGCCGTCCGACGGAAAGACGATCGTCTTCTTCGGCCACATGTCCTACGTCCCGAACATCGACGGCGTGATCCATTTTGTACGCGATATCTGGCCTCGCATCGCCGAAGCTTGTCCCGACGCCAAGTTCAAGATCATCGGCAGCAATCCGCATCCTTCCGTCAAGGAACTGGCCGGTCCACGTATCGAATTGACTGGATTTGTGCCGGATCTTCGCCCGCACCTCGCATCATCCGCCGCGCTGGTCGTGCCGCTGCGCCTGGGCGGCGGAACCCGGCTCAAAATCGTCGAAGGCATGGCGTTGGGAAAAGCGATCGTCTCGACCACCTTGGGCGCCGAAGGCATCAAGGCCGAACCGGGCCGCGATCTTCTCATCGCCGACGAGCCGCAAGCGTTCGCCGATGCCGTCATTCAGTTGCTGAAAAATCCAGATCAGGCGTCCGCGATCGGACACGCTGCCCGCCAACTCGCAGTCGAGAAATACTCTTGGGGCGGAGCCGCGGAATCGCTCGAGAAATTTTATCATCAAATCCTTGAAGCACGCGCCTGA
- the asnB gene encoding asparagine synthase (glutamine-hydrolyzing), with protein MCGIAGIIGRLDDANRAALSRMSGALAHRGPDAEGTWASEPDARNWGALLAHRRLSILDLSPTGVQPMTDPVTGDVVVFNGEIYNFGELRARLEAEGQTFQSSGDTAVMLRALGLHGPKAVSWLRGMFAFACWNPRTRRLVLARDPLGIKPLYLARPMHANANWSLAFASELRALLASGLLENPRLDPSGVASVVANGFVSGPGTIVKDVELAWPGELLEFDTGGGNPRRERFWNMPRGVGQPAISEPELANVMEEGLKLHLASDVPLAVFLSGGVDSSAMANLARRAAQSSVHTFTLAFEDQELNEGPIARRISEAIGTDHHEVVLTEADFAASLDAALDSLDQPTFDGLNAYTMSRAIRSAGYKVAISGTGGDELFGGYRSFRELPLLQKLLRSTAFVPRNWQAGGARLLTQRLGRSAGGFPGQTRWSKLPDMLRRGGDLIGLYQLAYALFLPELQRDLLAADFAEPLSDGLHPAMRQRLDGETQDCSPLTAISIMEQRMFLGERLLRDNDAASMACSLEQRVPLVDQVLLENVSRLPEAVRFEPLGRKAILRRIGLRGLDPALFDRPKSGFVMPFDRWIRRGLKKAMDETLRDPAAVAAAGLNPATVERLWQAFLDGSPGIYWSRVWAIYALVQWCHRNRVFR; from the coding sequence GTGTGTGGTATCGCTGGGATTATCGGACGGCTGGATGACGCAAATCGCGCTGCGCTGAGCCGCATGAGCGGTGCGCTCGCGCACCGTGGTCCAGATGCGGAGGGAACGTGGGCGTCGGAGCCTGACGCGCGCAACTGGGGCGCTCTGCTCGCGCATCGTCGGCTCTCCATTCTCGATCTTTCGCCTACGGGCGTGCAGCCGATGACCGATCCTGTCACCGGCGACGTCGTCGTCTTCAACGGCGAGATCTATAACTTCGGCGAACTTCGCGCCCGCCTCGAGGCGGAAGGCCAAACATTCCAGTCGTCGGGCGATACTGCGGTTATGCTGCGGGCGCTCGGTCTTCACGGACCCAAGGCAGTCAGCTGGCTGCGCGGCATGTTCGCGTTTGCATGTTGGAATCCGAGGACGCGCCGCCTGGTGCTGGCGAGGGATCCGCTCGGCATCAAGCCGCTTTATCTCGCGCGGCCGATGCATGCGAATGCGAATTGGTCGCTCGCTTTCGCATCCGAATTGCGCGCGCTGCTGGCGTCGGGATTGCTGGAAAATCCTCGCCTCGATCCGAGTGGCGTCGCGAGCGTTGTTGCGAACGGGTTCGTGAGCGGCCCCGGTACGATCGTCAAGGATGTCGAACTCGCGTGGCCGGGAGAGCTTCTGGAGTTCGACACAGGGGGCGGAAATCCCCGTCGCGAACGCTTCTGGAATATGCCGCGCGGTGTTGGGCAGCCGGCGATCAGCGAGCCCGAGTTGGCGAACGTCATGGAGGAGGGGCTGAAGCTTCACCTCGCGAGCGACGTGCCGTTGGCGGTCTTCTTGTCGGGCGGCGTCGACTCTTCCGCCATGGCCAACTTAGCGCGACGCGCCGCGCAGTCTTCCGTCCACACTTTCACGTTGGCGTTCGAAGATCAGGAACTGAACGAGGGGCCGATCGCGCGACGCATCAGCGAAGCGATCGGAACCGATCACCACGAGGTCGTGCTGACGGAAGCGGACTTCGCGGCGTCTCTCGACGCCGCGCTGGACAGCCTCGATCAGCCGACGTTCGATGGCCTCAACGCTTATACGATGTCACGCGCGATCCGTTCTGCCGGATACAAGGTGGCGATTTCCGGCACGGGCGGCGATGAACTGTTCGGCGGGTATCGCTCGTTTCGGGAACTGCCATTGCTGCAGAAGTTGTTGCGATCGACCGCGTTCGTTCCGCGTAATTGGCAAGCGGGGGGCGCGCGATTGCTGACGCAGCGGCTCGGCCGTTCCGCGGGCGGATTTCCGGGGCAGACGCGCTGGTCGAAGCTTCCCGATATGCTTCGCCGAGGCGGCGATCTGATCGGGCTCTATCAGCTCGCCTATGCGTTGTTCCTTCCGGAGCTTCAACGCGATCTGCTCGCCGCCGATTTTGCCGAGCCGTTGAGCGACGGTCTGCATCCGGCGATGCGGCAGCGTCTCGATGGCGAAACTCAGGACTGCTCGCCGTTGACGGCAATCAGCATCATGGAGCAGCGCATGTTCCTCGGCGAACGTCTGCTGCGGGACAATGACGCCGCGAGCATGGCGTGCTCGCTGGAACAGCGTGTTCCTCTTGTCGATCAAGTCCTGCTCGAAAATGTCAGCCGGTTGCCTGAAGCGGTGCGCTTCGAGCCGCTCGGACGAAAGGCCATTCTGAGACGCATCGGGCTCCGCGGTCTCGATCCGGCACTGTTTGACCGGCCGAAAAGCGGTTTCGTCATGCCCTTCGATCGCTGGATCCGGCGCGGGTTGAAAAAGGCAATGGACGAGACGCTGCGGGATCCAGCCGCCGTGGCGGCGGCGGGGCTCAATCCAGCTACCGTTGAGCGGTTATGGCAGGCGTTCCTCGATGGTTCGCCGGGCATCTACTGGTCGCGCGTGTGGGCGATCTACGCCCTCGTGCAATGGTGCCATCGCAACCGCGTGTTTCGCTAG
- a CDS encoding polysaccharide biosynthesis tyrosine autokinase: protein MADIPWVLRRGWVFPALGALLGLTLAGAFLMTVPAVYKSSARILMDRSVNRYLQTNKIAESPVFDDADIAGQIYVLSSDSVVVPVVRELKLDQDPEFVGRPGEPSKFGIKQFIKTVRNSVLSLQAEFAGLEGSQIDLRLGAGKAALQLDPSVIKERTAVDMLLQQLSVYREDAPNVINIGFSSQDPVKAANIANAIADKYISTVENRKRSSSKMISQLLEERLLELKRQSDDADRALQDFISAHNLVGITVGRVVQGPQDDTAAPSLMPSSTPNDLILKLRSQYVDLETKANELERQLGASHLAVVKLRNQMAEIKRAMKNEDQRNGLNDADQAKLRDLESSAATLHNLYNAALRKSNEVNQIQPDMEEAHIISRASPPLSKSYKKPMLLLGGGLMFGLLSGAALALGREWLASVFRTPSQVRQATGLYCAVLPKVEPAPGRKGIEDYVLDAPYTRFTESIRNVQALLKSDQRRAGTKVVGVISSTSNEGKTTVVSNLATLMNSLPRARTLIIDGDLHRRTVTEQLTPGVTEGLLEALDEPSRLKELVVKRERSRVDILPCARSERTPHAAELLGSVEMEKLLDVARETYDFIIVEVPPIMSVVDVKTVERFIDSFIFVIEWGETKRELVEEAFDEIDNVRDRILCVLLNKADPAALKMIEAYKGSRIGNYYVG, encoded by the coding sequence ATGGCCGATATTCCCTGGGTCTTGCGGCGGGGATGGGTATTTCCGGCGCTCGGTGCTTTGCTCGGCCTGACGCTCGCCGGCGCTTTTCTTATGACCGTCCCCGCGGTCTATAAGAGCAGCGCTCGAATTTTGATGGACCGAAGCGTTAACCGGTATCTGCAAACCAACAAGATTGCTGAATCTCCCGTGTTCGATGACGCCGACATCGCGGGACAGATCTATGTCCTATCGTCGGACAGTGTCGTCGTTCCGGTGGTCCGAGAACTCAAATTGGATCAAGATCCGGAATTCGTCGGCCGCCCGGGAGAGCCCAGCAAATTCGGTATCAAGCAATTCATCAAGACCGTTCGCAATTCCGTTCTCAGCCTGCAGGCTGAGTTTGCTGGATTGGAAGGGTCGCAAATCGATTTGCGTCTCGGCGCCGGCAAGGCTGCCCTGCAACTCGATCCCAGCGTCATCAAGGAACGAACTGCGGTCGACATGCTCCTGCAGCAGTTGAGCGTCTACCGCGAAGATGCGCCGAACGTCATCAATATCGGGTTCTCATCGCAGGACCCGGTGAAGGCCGCGAATATCGCCAACGCAATCGCGGACAAATACATCTCGACGGTCGAAAATCGCAAGCGCAGCTCAAGCAAGATGATCAGTCAGCTGCTCGAGGAGCGGTTGCTCGAACTGAAGCGGCAGAGCGATGATGCCGATCGCGCGTTGCAGGATTTCATTTCGGCGCACAACCTCGTCGGGATTACGGTCGGCCGCGTCGTGCAGGGTCCGCAGGATGATACCGCGGCGCCGTCGCTTATGCCGTCCTCGACGCCCAACGATCTGATCCTGAAACTGCGCTCGCAGTACGTCGACCTTGAGACGAAGGCCAACGAGTTGGAGCGCCAGCTCGGGGCGTCGCATCTGGCGGTCGTCAAGCTCCGCAACCAGATGGCGGAAATCAAACGCGCGATGAAGAATGAAGATCAGCGCAACGGTTTGAACGACGCCGACCAGGCCAAGCTTCGCGATCTCGAAAGCTCGGCAGCGACCTTGCACAACCTCTACAACGCGGCCCTGCGCAAATCGAACGAAGTCAACCAGATCCAGCCGGACATGGAAGAAGCGCACATCATCTCGCGCGCCTCGCCGCCGCTGTCGAAGAGCTACAAGAAGCCGATGCTGCTGCTGGGTGGCGGTTTGATGTTCGGGTTGCTGTCCGGAGCTGCGCTGGCTCTTGGCCGCGAATGGCTCGCTTCAGTGTTCCGCACGCCATCGCAAGTGCGTCAGGCGACGGGTCTCTATTGCGCGGTTCTGCCGAAGGTGGAGCCTGCGCCGGGCCGGAAGGGTATCGAGGATTACGTTCTCGATGCGCCGTACACGCGCTTTACCGAAAGCATACGAAACGTGCAGGCGTTGCTGAAATCGGATCAGCGCCGAGCCGGCACCAAAGTCGTCGGCGTGATTTCTTCCACGTCCAATGAAGGCAAGACGACTGTTGTGTCGAACTTGGCAACGCTGATGAACTCGCTGCCTCGCGCGCGCACGCTTATCATCGACGGCGATCTGCATCGGCGTACAGTTACGGAACAGCTTACGCCGGGCGTGACCGAGGGGCTGCTGGAAGCGCTCGACGAGCCGTCGCGTCTCAAGGAGCTCGTGGTCAAGCGCGAGCGGTCGCGCGTCGACATTCTTCCTTGTGCAAGATCCGAGCGAACGCCGCACGCGGCAGAACTCCTCGGCTCGGTCGAAATGGAAAAGCTGCTGGATGTTGCGCGAGAGACCTACGACTTCATCATCGTCGAAGTGCCGCCGATCATGTCGGTCGTCGACGTCAAGACAGTAGAGAGATTTATCGACAGCTTCATCTTCGTCATCGAGTGGGGCGAAACGAAGCGCGAGCTTGTCGAGGAAGCATTCGACGAGATCGACAACGTCCGCGACCGAATCCTCTGTGTGCTGCTTAACAAGGCCGATCCCGCCGCGCTCAAGATGATCGAGGCCTACAAGGGATCGCGAATCGGCAATTATTACGTTGGTTAA